The sequence CCGTCATGTGAGGGTACAAAGCGTAGTTCTGGAAAACCATGGCTATGTCGCGGTCTTTTGGCGGAATGTCATTTACAAGTTTGTCGTCAATGTACATTTCACCGGATGTTATTTCTTCAAGGCCCGCTATCATCCTTAATGTGGTGGTCTTTCCGCAGCCTGACGGCCCTACAAGGATTAAAAATTCCTTGTCTTCACATACAATGTTCGCGTCCTTAACAGCTGTCACGTTTCCGTACTTTTTCCAGATGTTTTTTAATACAACTCTTGCCATAAATAGACCTCCACGAGGATTTTTTAGATCTGACGGGCAGAAGCCTTAAACTCATTCCAACACCCGCAAGAAAATTTGATAGTATAATAACACTTTATAAGTATTGTGTCAAATAGTTAGGCGGAAAGACGGCAGCTAAGCAGCTAGGCAGCTAGGCAGCTCGGAGGGTCAGAGGGTCAGAGGGTCAGAGGGTCGGTTTAGTAATGGTAGCCGCACCCTTTAGGGTGCGTTGTTTAATGTTATTCCCTGTCCTTGTAAGGGACGTGCTCCCGCGCGTCCCGTGTATTTGATTTATATAATCATAAAAAATACAAATAACAAAACCCGGACAGCGCAGGAGCGCTATCCCTACAAATACATAAACATAACTGCACAACACAAAAAACATATTATCCCCCGGTAAAAAACATGGTATATTATACCTAATTAAATTTCAGGAGGCGTTTATGAAAAGAATAGCCTTAATAATAGCATCGGCAATACTCCTTGTTTCCTGCGCTGCCAACAAGGGCATAACCGTAAGGGACGACCGCGGCAATTTCACTGTGCCCCTTACAAAACCATCTTACAATTATACCATCTCCGGATCCGACAAGGTTTACACGCAGTCATCCTGCGGGGATAAAAGAACAGCGCCGGACAACAAACCTGTTGTTTACGCTTCCCCGGTTCAGGACATAATAATTGACGGGATAAAAAATGAAATTTTTTCCACTGAGCCCGTCACAATAACATCCAAAAACGGCGATTCCGTAATATATTTAGGCACCGGCAGCGGCGGGCTTTATGTGTTCGCGGACATTACGGATAAAACACCGGGCATGAATAACAACAAAGGCAAAGATATTAAAAACGGCGACGCGCTTGAAATTATATTTTCCACCGCGCTTCCCGAACCCAACCGCACCATATTGGGCGTCCACGACCACAGGGTTGCCATTAAAGCTTCGGAAAATCCTGAAGGTTACAGTTATAGCCTTGATGCGCCTCTTGACCGCGGGAAGTATTTTTATAAAAAGAACAAAAGCGGCTATACCCTTGAAGCCATTATCCCCTGGCATAATTTCAAAGTGGGCTGCCTTTGCGGAATAAAAAACAGAAACCTTTCATTTGATATAGCGGTAATAGACGCGGATAAAAATTCCCTGCCTGTTAAGATATATCCATGGTCAAAGAAAGACGATTACAGGGTAAACCCGTCAAGATGGGGATATGTTTTTATAAGGCTTTAAGGACGGCGGCTGGGCAGCTGGGCAGCTGGGCAAAATTAAGGCAACCGGCGGCTCGGCGGAGGATTTGGGTTTGGCAGACGCGGGTCTTTCCAGGCCGTCGCAACAAAAAATCTGCTATAGCGGAGCTGGCAGCCCGCGCGGTTTGTATTTTAAACACAGTGTTTTAAGCTATAGCGAAACATTATTTTAAAGTTTTCGCTTATGCTTATTGCTTAACTGCCTATAGCTTAAACTTTTTTATGCCCAGCTGCAGTCTTTCCGCTTCTTTCAAAACATCCGATACTTTTATCTTTTTAAGGCAGTCATAATGGCCGTACCTGCACTGCTTTTCAAAGCACGGCGAGCAGTCAATATCTGAAGAAATTACGCGTGATTTTTCTGACAACGGCCCTGTCCACTGATATGAAGTAGAGCCGAATATTGCCAGAAGCGGTACGTTCAAACCGTCGGCTATGTGCATTAAACCGCTGTCATTGCCCGCAAAAAACAATCCATTTTTTATAACCGCGGTTATTTCCTTAAGGTTTGTCCTGCCCCTTAAATCAATTATCCTTTTATCATCAACCGAAAATTCAAATTCCCTGTCCATTGGCGTCCCTGCCAGCGCTATTTTCAGGCCCCTGTGCCTTTTTAACAGCGCGCGTGCCAGGTCCGCCCACCTGTCCAGCGGCCACATCTTAGCAGGCCCGTACATTACAAACGGCGCAAGCACGCAGTATTTTGTATTCTTTAATATTCCAAATTTATGAAGCGCGGCCTTTTCTTCTGAACTGTCCGTAAATATTTCCTGACGGGCTGCAGAAAAATCAAAAGAAGGCGACAGCAGGTACAATATCTGTTTAAATTCTTCCGTTATGTGCAGCGCGGCGTGTTTTTTATCGCGTTTATACCTTAAATTAAGAAACAGCCCGTCTTCGGCAAAGCCCGCCCTTTTCTTAATTGACGCCCTTTTAAGCATAATACCGGACGACAGCGAAGGCGTAAATGCGGCGGCGCAGTTTACATTTTCTTTTTTTACCGCCGTTACCGCGGCTTTTACCGACGCGGAATCATTTTTATCAAATACTATAAGTTTATCTATATCGGGGTTATTTTCAAAAACAGGCGCACCGCCTTTATCCGACAACACCACAACTTTTTTAAACAGCATTTTAGCGGGCTTAATCATTGCCGTAAACATTACCGCGTCGCCTATCCAGTTGGGCGACCTTAAAAGTATCCCCTGCCCTTTGCCTTTTTTGCGCTCTTCCCACATCTTTGAAAACTTCACAAATTCAGAAAAACCGCTGTACACACACAGGATAAACCCCTGCAAACCGTCTGCAAACCCCGCTTTTAAAAAATACATCCTGAAAAACTTTATAAAGGGAGATAATACCATTCTAAGTAACAGGAATTTTTTCTGTTTTGCCTCTGCCTGAAGGGTGGTGTAGGTGTTAAGTTTGGAAAAATACGAAGTGCTGTCCGGATATGAATAGTGATAAAGCGGGGCGTCTATCCTGCCGGGCGCCCCGTTTAATTTTATGCTTTCGTGTATTGTCCTGCCGTCATATCCGCCGGATTTCTTCTTAAACAGCCTAAGCTGATAATCTTTGCCCCATCCGCAGTGCTTTATCTGCCTGCCAAGGAAAAAAGTATCCCTTTTTATAACATATCCGGGCACAACAGTATTTTTAATTTTGCTTTTTATCTCTTCCGCCAGCGCCGGCGATACTTCTTCATCCGCGTCAATTACAAACACCCATTCATATTTTGATTTTGACAGGCAGAATTGTTTGATATCCGAAAAGCCGGAAAAAGTTTTTTTATAAACGCGCGAAGTGAATTTACGGGCTATTTTTTCCGTTTGATCGGTTGTCCTGGAATCAAGCGTGACTATTATTTCATCCGCAAAAGAAAGGCTTTTTAAGCAGCGCGCGATATTTGCCTCTTCGTTAAACGCCGTTATGTTGGCAGATATTTTCATGCTACTCCGGATGGTGATGGGCGGAAATATGGGTTCTTATGCTTTCCAGAACTTTGCTTACAGGTACAGAATCAACCGCACCGTCAAGAGTGGACAGCACTTCATGGCCCGTGCCTGACGGTTTGTTATTTTCCGGATCCCCGCCCCCCCATATGGCAATCACATTTGTAAACGGCGCGGCAAGGTGCATATAATCGGTCTCGTTTGTCACAAAACACGAAAGATACCTTGAAACCGCGGCAATTTTCATATAATCATAAGTTTCTGCATCCACGCATTTATTCTTTGTTATATGCATAAATTCCTTAAACATACCCGACTCTTCTTTATGATGAAACGCGATAACCGTGCAGTTTTCCTGCTCCGTTAAAATTGAAACCACCTGTGAAAATTTATTAAAAGACCACCTTTTGTTGCGGTCGTGGCAGGTGGGATGAATGCCTATTACCGGCCTTTCGCAGTTGATATTTTTTTCCTGAATAAACCGCGCGGCATACTGCTTGTCTTCCTGTGAGATTCTTAAGCGCGGGTTAAAGTCATACGAATTGGCGCCGATGTAGCGTACAAGGCTCATGTATTTAATTATCTTGTGCTGAAGCTGCCCTATCGTCCTTAAAGAAAGGTTATACACCGAATTAAACAGCTTGTCCGGTTTTTTTGGCTCTGTGGTAAGTTTTGCTTTTGCCGTAATAACCAGGCCAAAAAATATTTTATAAAAGAAAGCGTCTTCAAAACATATAAACAGGTCATATTTTTCCCTGCACACTTCATACATGGATTTTAAAAGTGTTTTTATTCCGGTGGATTTGACAAAACTTACGGCCGGGCAGGCAGATGCTATTTTTTTAGCCCCGTCAGTTGTAATTACGGTTATTTCGCCTTCGGGCGCAAGGGCTTCTTTAAGGGCGTTAAGCGCCGGCGTGGCAAGAATAAAATCTTCAATATGGCGCGGCGCGAATATAATCACCCTTTTCATCTCTTTAAGGTTAAGTTGCTTGGGATGAGTTATTTTCATCTTCTCTTTGGCTTTTTTATAATCAAAAACCTTTGCCATTAATTACCGCCGTTTTTGCCGCGGATAAAAGCAGAAATCTTTGCCGATATCCCTTCCGCGGTTATTTTCTTCATGCATTCAAAGGTGCCTATAGGGCATTTATTTCCGCCATGAAGGCTGCATGGCCTGCACGCAAGGCTTCTTTGAAATATTGAAAATACAGGCCGTGTAATAAAACCGAATTCACTTACGGTGGGTCCTAAAAATATAAAAGCCGGAATGCCGTTCATTGCCGCGGCATGCGCGGCAACAGTATCATTTCCTATAAACAAATCCGTTTTTCCCGTTTCCCTTACCATCTGAACAAGCGAAGTTTTCCCTATTAAGTTCTTTATCTTCCCGCCTTTAATATATAGTATCGGGTCATTTTTTGCAACCTCGTCTTTTACCCCGGTAATTGTTATGGAACTTATTTTTTTGTCCATGGCAAGCAGTTTAACAAGGCTTCCGTAATACGGCCACCTTTTCAGCGGCCACCTTGCGCCGGTATGTATAAGCACCTTTATTTTATCCTTTTTCTTTACGCGGGGCGCTAAAAAAGCGCCGTTTAAATACTTATCCGGTATGACGCCTTTAAGCGCGTTTAAATACCTGCGCGCAACCGGTGTGTTTTTGCCAAAGTACAGTTTGAAAAGGACAAAAACCCTTCTTGCGATAATGTCTTTGGAATATGTTTTCTTTATATCAGCTTTAAGCGCAGACGCAATAGCCCCTGATTTGGGATTATTCTGAATATCTATGACAGCGCCATATTTTATTTCATGAAGTTCTTTAATCAGCGCGCCAAGCCCGCCCTTTTGCAGCCTGAAAATCTTATCCGCGCCAAGCTGTCCGGCTAAATCAGCAAACTGCGCTTTGACCGCCATGTGCACTTCACAGCCCGCGTCTTTTAACGCCTTAACGGTTTTATGCGCGGCAAGAATATCGCCGGCGGAACTTAAACGGATAAGAAGTACTTTCATCCTATTTTCAGCCTTTTTTCAAGTTCTTTTGAGTTTTTAATAAGCATCCCTATTTTAAGCGCGTAAACCCTTTTGTCGGTTATAAATTTTCTGTTTATTTTAACTTCATCCTTTTCCGTTGTAATTAAATACTGCGTGCCGGTCCTTTCAAGAAGGCCCATAAAACCCTGCAGTTCTTTTTTTGTAAACCTGTGATGGTCGCGGAACCTTATGCTTAACATGATATCCGCACCAAGCGCTTTAATTGTCTTTTCAAAACCTTCCGGATTGCCCAGGCTGGAAAACAGCATGACTTTTTTCCCGGATATAAAATTCAACCCTTCTTTATCCCCGTTTATTATATTGTAAAAATATTTAGGGTTATGTTCGGCTTCAAACACTTTTATATTTCTGTTCAGCGCGGATATTTTGTCGCTAAGTTTTATAACTTTATTATAATCATCAGCCAGGTTTACGTTGGTAATGACAACCGTATCCGCCTGTTTTAACGCCTTAAACGGCTCGCGTAAAATACCTGCAGGAAAAAGATTTCCGTTGCCCGCGGGGTCAAGCGCGTTTACAAGTACCACGTTATGCTGTTTTTCCATTAAATCCCTTTTCTGAAAACCGTCATCCAGAAGGATAAAATCCGGATTAAACCGCGCCATCGCGTAATCAATACCTTTTAATTTATTGCCGCTTACCACCACTTTGGCGCCGGGTATAGCCCTGGCAATCATATACGCTTCGTCGCCTGCATAAAGGCTGTTTAACAGTATTTTCTCGCCGTCAGAAACCAGTTCAATATTTTTATTTTTTCTGCGCTTATAACCTTTTTCAACAATAACAAGGTTTTTGCCGTTCTTTATTATTTTCTTCCCTATCTCTTCCGCAAAAGGCGTTTTTCCCGTGCCGCCAACCGTAATATTGCCCACTGATATTACCTTTCTCCCGAACTGTTTTTTCTTTATTAATCCCGAACCTGTTATTATATTTTTTATTGAAAGCCCGATATAATACAGAAAAGAAACAAACAGAAGAAATACCAAAAACAAAAACTGCGGCAGTGTTTTTTTCCCTTTAGATACTGCCTTAGCCCAAAAAGTATCAACGCCCATTAATTTCCGCCTTATTATTCAAATTTTCAAGCAGGATTTCATTTATAATTAATGCGGTTGTAGCCGCGGTCCCTTTAAAAGCTTCAATTGCTTCTTTTCCTTTTTTTCCCATATCCATTGCTTTGTCCGGATTATCATACAGAAAGTTAAGTTTTTCCGCAAGCTGTTCGGGCGAATCATCAATCATAAACGCGCCGCCCGCTTTTACAAAGCGCTGCGAGGTGTCTTCAAAATTAAACATATTACGCCCCATAATTACAGGAAGGCTGTTTAACGCCGCTTCCATCGGGTTATGCCCGCCAAACGGCTTAAAGCCGCCGCCTATTATCGCGTAGTCGCCGGACTTATAAATATACTGCAGTTCCCCTATTGTGTTTACCACAATGGCGTCATAAAACAGCACCGCTTTATAATTCTGGACTTCCGTCCACCGCACGTGGGTCATGTTTTCCGCGTCAAGTATCTGTTC is a genomic window of Candidatus Goldiibacteriota bacterium HGW-Goldbacteria-1 containing:
- a CDS encoding sugar ABC transporter ATP-binding protein; protein product: MARVVLKNIWKKYGNVTAVKDANIVCEDKEFLILVGPSGCGKTTTLRMIAGLEEITSGEMYIDDKLVNDIPPKDRDIAMVFQNYALYPHMT
- the waaF gene encoding lipopolysaccharide heptosyltransferase II, coding for MKISANITAFNEEANIARCLKSLSFADEIIVTLDSRTTDQTEKIARKFTSRVYKKTFSGFSDIKQFCLSKSKYEWVFVIDADEEVSPALAEEIKSKIKNTVVPGYVIKRDTFFLGRQIKHCGWGKDYQLRLFKKKSGGYDGRTIHESIKLNGAPGRIDAPLYHYSYPDSTSYFSKLNTYTTLQAEAKQKKFLLLRMVLSPFIKFFRMYFLKAGFADGLQGFILCVYSGFSEFVKFSKMWEERKKGKGQGILLRSPNWIGDAVMFTAMIKPAKMLFKKVVVLSDKGGAPVFENNPDIDKLIVFDKNDSASVKAAVTAVKKENVNCAAAFTPSLSSGIMLKRASIKKRAGFAEDGLFLNLRYKRDKKHAALHITEEFKQILYLLSPSFDFSAARQEIFTDSSEEKAALHKFGILKNTKYCVLAPFVMYGPAKMWPLDRWADLARALLKRHRGLKIALAGTPMDREFEFSVDDKRIIDLRGRTNLKEITAVIKNGLFFAGNDSGLMHIADGLNVPLLAIFGSTSYQWTGPLSEKSRVISSDIDCSPCFEKQCRYGHYDCLKKIKVSDVLKEAERLQLGIKKFKL
- the lpxK gene encoding tetraacyldisaccharide 4'-kinase, translated to MGVDTFWAKAVSKGKKTLPQFLFLVFLLFVSFLYYIGLSIKNIITGSGLIKKKQFGRKVISVGNITVGGTGKTPFAEEIGKKIIKNGKNLVIVEKGYKRRKNKNIELVSDGEKILLNSLYAGDEAYMIARAIPGAKVVVSGNKLKGIDYAMARFNPDFILLDDGFQKRDLMEKQHNVVLVNALDPAGNGNLFPAGILREPFKALKQADTVVITNVNLADDYNKVIKLSDKISALNRNIKVFEAEHNPKYFYNIINGDKEGLNFISGKKVMLFSSLGNPEGFEKTIKALGADIMLSIRFRDHHRFTKKELQGFMGLLERTGTQYLITTEKDEVKINRKFITDKRVYALKIGMLIKNSKELEKRLKIG